The nucleotide sequence GACAGCATGTCGAAATCGGCGCTGGCGTAAACGTAGACGGGCAGGTGGTTCCTGCTTCGGGCCTCGCGCTTCGAGACGGAAAGGGTCGGCCGCTGTCGCCATTTCCGAGTGGCGTCGTGCCACGGGGGCAAGTCTTCCTGCATTCCCCGTTCGCCGGCTCCTACGACTCCCGCTACTTTGGCCCAATGCCCGCTTCCGGCATCTGCGGTCTGGCGCAGGAGGTGCTCACCTATGCGCCGTGACCGCCTTCAGCCGACGCTGCTGATCTTCGCCTCGATTACAGTGGGCGCGGTGGGGTGGAGCGGCCATGTACTGCTCCTGCCTGTCGCGCTGGGGTTTCCGATCATCTGGTCGATCGCGCGATCGAGACTGGTAGCGGCGCTTGTCTCCGCCGGATATTTTTTGGCGGCGTCGCGTGGTTTGCCGCAAGGCGTCGCGGCATTCTTTTCGTCGGATCTCCGGCCGGGCGTACTGCTCTGGCTGTGTGCGTCTACCAGCTTTGTCACGGTCCATGCGGTTCTTTGGACGAGGTACGACGGCGTTCGTTCGTTTCGCTATCTCCTGGCGGCCATCCTTATGGCCATTCCACCATTCGGTATCACGGGCTGGGCGCATCCTGTCACCGCCGCCGGCGTCCTGTTTCCGCAATGGGGATGGTGGGGACTTGCGGCCATGACAGCCGGCCTTGCGAGCCTCGTAACCCGCATATGGCCAGCTGTCGCAATCGCCTTAGGAGGCTTTTGGGTGTGGTCCGCCGCAGTCTGGACCGAGCCGAAACTACCCGAAGGTTGGCAGGGCGTCGATTTGGAATTGGCAGCTTCGCTGGGGCGTGACGCCAGTATGCAGCGCCACCGTGATCTGATTGCAACGGTGAAGGACCAGGCATCTCGCGGCATTCGCTCCGTTGTTCTGCCCGAAAGCGCCTTGGGCTTTTGGACGCCGACCGTCGAACGGCTCTGGACAAGGGCTCTCCAGGGAACCAGCATCTCTGTTGTCGCTGGCGCCGCAATCGTCGATGCGGGCGGATACGACAATGTGCTCCTCGCCCTCTCTGCCGAGGGAGGCCGGCTCCTCTATCGTGAGCGGATGCCGGTCCCAGTCTCGATGTGGCAGCCATGGCGGTTGCTGATCGGTAAGAGCGGCGGTGCGCGGGCACATTTCTTTGCCAACCCGGTCGTAGCAATTGGCGCCAATCGGGCCGCACCATTGATCTGCTACGAGCAACTGATCGTTTGGCCCGCCCTGCAATCCATGTTTCAGGATCCGGATTTTATCGTCGCTGTGGGAAACGGATGGTGGACCAAAGGGACATCTATAGTCGCCATCCAGCGCGCCAGTACCACGGCATGGGCAAAACTATTCGCAAAACCGCTTGTTCTTTCCTTCAACACCTGAAGCCCGAGGAGACCGTATGCTCGACGCCGCCCTGATCAAAGAATGCTCCGACCCTTCTCTCAAGCCCGCTATCGTCGAGCAATTCGTGGCCGCCGCAGGCTCCGCCGATCCCCTCGCCGTCACCGTCAAAATGAGCGGCCGGTTGATCCTCGTTCCGAAGGCCATATCAGCCGACGAGGCGATGGCGATCGTGCGCCAATATGCCGGGAGGGCTGTCGTCCGCGTCGGCCTGACGCAGTATCCAGCTGGCGTTGGAGTCAAGGAACCGGCTGACTTGAAGCCGGTCCTCGTCGATGCTTGCGAGAATCTTCGGAGCGGCACGGCGATGTTCGCCAAGGTCCTGAGGATCGTCACCAAGTGGTACGGCAACCCTGCGAACGACGATGTCTTCCCTCAGATATTCGAGGATGCCGTCTATGCCTGGAAGACCGGCGAATTCGAGGGCGCGAGCGTGTTTCAAGCTCCTGATCCGGGAGGAAGCGTGACGCCCTATAGGGCGTCGCCCTCAGACGAGGACGAAGCCAAAAGCGACAGCCATGTTGACCATGCGAACACTGAAAGCCCCGAGAAAAGCCACGGCGTTGGATCCGCAGAAATGCGGATCGACCTATCGAGGATCGGAGGAAAATGACCCCTTTTCCCGCAAAAGCGGCTAAGCTTCCGGAAGCGAATACCGCGCAAGAACCGCCCCCTCATCTCCGTCGATGGTCACCTCGATGACCTCGTTGACCAATTGCGCCTCTACCAGTTCCTGAAGAATGAGATCAAACAGCTCCCGTTGCAGCGAAGGCAGGACTTGCGGGACGATGATCACAAGGCCCGCGTGCAATTCTTCCTTCGCATAGAGTTTTCGAAAGTCGCGGGCGTCTTTCGTGACGAAGGTGAAATCTCCCTCGATTATTCGAGGTATGAGATCCCAATCGGCTTCGCCGCTCAGTCCGAGCCAATTGACGCGGAAACAATCGTGGCCGTGACCTTGGGCCACGGCCACGAGAGACGAATGAAGGCATTCATCGATGAGAAACTTCACGAGGTGGCGCCCGACGGTTTTCGGGCGCCTTCATTTGAAAGTTTCAAACGCTTTACCGACTTCACTTTCAGTCCTTGATCGGAAAGCTTTCGCGGCCGCCCCCGGGCGGGATGTGCCGCTGTCCAGATTTCCGCGAGCTCCACCATTCGCTCGGTCAGCGATGGATAGCCCTCGACAATTTCCTCGGTGCTCGCGCCCTGGATTTTCATCGCGGCAATCATCCGTACTGGAACACGCGTCCCTTTGAAGACTGGTTCGCCGCCAACGACGCCTTTCACGCTGTGAATGATTTTCTCAGCTTCCCCAAGTGCTTCGGCGCGTGCGGCCAACTGCTCTCTTGCCCGAGCGACATCGACGATCAAATAGTCGTCTGCCCTTATCGTATTGGCGTCGGGGTTCTGGTCGATGGTATCGAATAGACGTTTGCGACGCTCAGCAGACAAGATCGATCCGACGCCATACCAGAGCTTCAAGCGAAGTAGATCCTCATCGGTGAGTGCTCGGCGCTCACTGCTGAACGGATGAGTCGCGATGATCCGCTTGTCAATCGCATTGTGTACCGATTTTACAGCGATCTCACTGACAGCTGCAGCCTCGGCAGGCGTGTAGGCGCGTGATGTCGTAGCCATAATCATTCTCCTTGCGAAGAATATATAACGCAACTGACGCCTGGCGTAAAGATTGACCACTCGGCCTTGGCTGGTGGTCGCTCTCACTGGAACATTTTTCGCTGATGAAGAGATTTAAAAAATTCGCGCTTGGACCGAGGAGAGCGTTTGTTAGAAGGCACTAATCGCGCCTTGACTTAACCAATTCCTCATGGCTGACACCAAGCGCCTGCGCAAGCTCATAGAGCGTGATAATCGTCGGGTTACGCCGTCCGCGCTCCAAGCCGCTAATATATTGTTGGCTAAACCCGGAGCGAGCTTGAACGTCCTCCTGAGTCAGGCCCTGCTCCCGACGCAGAAGGGCGAAATTTCTCCCCACGAGTTTGCGCATATCCATGACGCGGAAAATCGCGGTTTACATACTTTAAGTTTATCAACTAAAGTGTGTAAACGCGCTCGAACACCTGTCCGTCCAGAGCGGTGGCTTAAATGTCGAGGTTAAATCAGCGGCCTTGTCCTAACCCTAGAAAAATTGGATGTAGCGGCTTAACGGATATAATGCGGACGAGGCTTTGGTTCCGATCGGTGAGAGAATGAAGTTTGAGGAGAAACGGATGAACGATGTGGGCTCATCCGAGGCGAATGACCAACGGAAGGCAACAGGATCTCGCTACAGGTCGATGCACAAGTCAGAATTGGAGGCGCTGGCGGTTTCCGCGATCAGCGAACACCGCAGCCTTCTCGCCGCCGACGAAGCTGTCTATGAGGAGTGGACTCGCGCGAGCGCCGACCCGTCCGTCTCCAGCGCCGTACTCAAGAACCTGCAAGACGAGTATATCGCGCGTCAGAAGAAATCCGAAGCCCAGCAGGAGGAACTTTCGGACATCATCGACGCGCTTGGCTATGTCCCTGATGTTCCCTCGGATGGCGATGAATGACGTTCAAACGAGACCGTGATCTTTAGCGATCGCTACGAGTTGCGCAACGGTTGCTGCTTCAAGCTTTCGGCGCGCACTGTCGAGGTAGTGCTGCACTGTTCTCGGATTGATTCCCGTCAGCATCGCGGTTTCCGGGGCACTCTTGCCCTTTGCCGCCCACATGACGCACATCGCTTCTCTTGGTGAAAGGAGCCCTTTCGGGGCGACGATTGTCGCCGCAGCTATGATTTTCAGGCGGTAGTGAATCGCGATGACCGCCTGTATCGCTTTTTGCCCGTCCTGCAATATTGAACGGTCGGCCTTCTTCTCCGAGGAGGCAAACGTCAGCATCATCGTGGAGCCAAAACTTCCTTCGACAGGAATCGTCACCCCACTACGAATGCCGTGTTCGATGGCTTGGTCCCGAAAGCGCCTGAGTTCGGACGCTCCACGAGCCGGCCAGTCATCGGCCGTCCAGGAAAACATCTCCATGCGACGCTTGGCTTCCGTGACGACTGGATCGATGAGGAAATATCGGCTGCCGAGATAAATATCCTGCCATTCCTCGGGATAGGAATTGAACGTACGGATTTCAGCGCCTTCGGTTTGCAGATAGGCGAAACGCTCAAAGCCACAAGAATTCGCGAATCTATTCAGAGCGCTTTTGATCATACGTTCATCGCGCGCGGCTTCTGCCATGTCGATGAGGGAGCGAAGGTCTCCGTCCACTGACTTTTCTCCTATGTTCTTGCCCAGCTGCGCGCCTTCCATCCGTCGCGCCTTTCACGCGGCGTTGGTTAGACGGTGCAACGTTCGCCGACCGGAGCCACTTGGGACATCGGACGATGACTGCGAACTGTCCGCCCGCTTCTTTTCCAATGAAAACATGAGGTGCCCTGCTACGCGAAGCATATCCACGATCGATGCACGATAGGTCTACTTCCCGTTTTCCGGGCATTCAAGTGCCGTTAGTCTATAACATATCAAAAGAATCAGAGATTCTGCTGATACCTGATTGCGGCGGTGTGGAAGGGTTCGACCAGCCTCACCTGATTATCGGCAAACCGGGATTTCTGATCCCCGACTGGTGGTCGCCATAGGCTGAGGGAAAAACAATATCCTGATCTACCAGGACATTGAACTCGTAGCCAGGACGGATGCGGATCGTCGGCTGTACGTTGAGGTTCTTCGAGATCGATTGTTCCGCGACGCGACCGAAGCTTTCCGCAAAATTCCGTCGTGCTGCGTCCGACGCCGTATCTTGCGTCGCAAGAGTCGAACTTTCAGGCAACGACATGTCGATCCCGGTTCCGATGATCGCGACCAGCGCGGCCGACCCGAAGGTCCGCCAAAGATGGCGATCCACCTTGTCCTTGAGCCCGCCGTAGCCTTCCGCGTCCGTGCCGGCCATGCCGCCAATCTGCAGGGTCGACCCGTTCGGGAAAATGAGGTCGGTCCAGACGACGAGAACACGTTCCTGACCAAAGAACACCTTGGAATCGTAACGGCCGAACAGCTTTGCGCCCTGCGGGATGAGCAGGCGATACCCGGTCGCGCTGTCGTAGACATTCTGGCTGATCTGAGCGGTCATGCGCCCTGGCAAGTCGGAATTTAGGCCGGTGATCAAGGTCGCCGGAATGATCGAGCCGCGCTTCAATTCGTAGGGTGACATCTGTGGCACGACCTGGTCAGGCAGGTAACCAAGATCCTTGATATTCTGATTGAAGAAATCCTCCTTCGATGTCTGGCCGTTCTGATCGAAGTTCTGGCCCATCAGACCAGATTTCATCGCGGCGGCATAGAGGTCTGAGGCACTGTTTACCGCGGCATTTGTCGTCTGTCGGCCCGTGTTCGTGAGGTCTGAAGCCTTGTCGACATTGGATGTGTCTACCTTCAGCGGCGAATCGAGCGCCGTAGCGCGCGCCTGGAGGCGAGCCATCCGCTGACGCTGGGCCTCGCGCATATACTGTTCATCCTGTTCTCGCTTCAGGCGAGCCTTCCACTCCTCTTCGGATTCGAGCCTGGGCCGCCGCTCTTCCCGTTCTGCGGGCTGGCGTTCACCAACCGGTTCCTCTTTGTCGACCTTGTGCTCAATGACAGGGGTCGGCTGGAACGCCTCGCGCTCAGCCGGTTCGCCGATAATTCCATCCGATATACCCCGTTTTAGTTGGTCACCGAAACTTGTCGCGGGGGTATTGGAGGCGTTTTCGATGTCGCTGCCACGGTTGAAGGAGAGACCGCGCCATGACAGGCCAATCACGACCACGCCGATGAACAGCGCGATGATCATGATGGCGACGATGATCGGCAGGCGATTGAGGCGGCGCATGCCCTGCTGATCGTCGGCTTGGTTGGGGGCACCAAGCTGGAGCGACTGGACCATATTCTCCTCCGTCAGTTGCGCTGCATGATCGAAATTGGACTTGCCGGCGTGGCGCCGGCCGTAGTCGGCGTATAAGCACGGCCAAGGGCAATGGAAGGCGTCGAAAGCCGCGCCAGAACCTGTCCGTCGAAGCCATCGATCGCATAGGCAAGCTCGACCGGTTTGGCGTCCTTGGCGACTTTGCCATCCCCAACCACCGAGTAGCCCCGTCCTTTCAGGGCCGCCTCGAGCGCGATGGCGAATTCCGATGTGCCCTTGTCCATCTTGATGGTGGTCGTTCCGGCCGGGCCGATCTGTTCAGCGAGGCGATTTGCCATGTCGCCGGCGATGGCGGTTGCGGTTGGTCCGGTGACGGCTACCGGGGTTGAACTGGTGGTCAGAGCGTCGTCAGTCGTTTGGCAACCCGAAAGCAGAGCAGCGGCGGCGATAAGCATGAGAAGCGTCCGCATCGTTCACCCTCCCCGTCGGATGGTGATTTTCTGTTGCCGCCAACCGACCCCGGAAACGAGGATCGCCTTGTCCACCGCATAGTCGACGATCATCATGTCGTTTTTCATCCGATAGTTGACGATGCGGTTCTGGCCACCTGACACGACGAAAAGAACCGGCGCATCCCGGCCGGAGGTCGACTTCGGGAACTGGATGTAGGTTTTCACCCCGTCCGAATAGACCCGTTTCGGCTTCCACGAGGCGCTTCCGCTGACTGAATAGGAGAAGTTGAGCTTGTCCGGCGCCGTGCCGGGAATGCCGCCGGTTTCGAGCCGGGCATTGATGTCGGCGAGCTTGGTCGTCACGTCTTCCGGATACTCGAAACCGACGCGCGCCATATACTGGCTGGGATGGGACTTGAGCTGGATATGGTAGGTTCGCCGGGAGGTCGTGACGATCATCGAGGTGAGAAGGCCTGGCTCCGACGGTTTGACGATAAGATGGATTGCCTGCCCACCGGCAGCACCAGAGGTCGCAGGTTCTACCTTCCAGCGCACAGTGTCGCCGACGAGGACATCGCGAACGATCTCGCCGCCCTGCAATTCGATATCGCAGACCTGCAGAGGTGAGCAGACGACAGACGGCTGCGTTTCGCCAAACAGGAAGATCACCTTCCCGTCCGGTCCTTTCGTGACGAGGCCCGGTGTGCCGCGCCATTTCCCCGAAATATTCGTGCCCCTCACCTCATTCGTTGTCATGCTCTGCGCTTGAGCGCCCATCGCGAGCAAGAGTCCGGCCATGCAGCTGGCGGCTGCGATCAATCCTGTTCTGTGCATTGAGAAATCCCCTGCCCTTAAAGCTGTGCCGTCCAGTCGAAGTCCCGGACATAGAGACCGATCGGATTGAGTCGGATGGTCGCCTCGTCCTGTGGCGTGGTCAGCGCCACCGTTGCGATCCCCCGGAAACGGCGCGTTCCGGTTTCCTTGCCGTTCCGGTCACGCTCATATTCCGTCCAGTCGATCTGGTAGGTTTGGTTCGAGAGCGCCACAATGTTGTTGACCTCGATGGCGACCGTCGATGTCTTCGCCTTCTCGAACGGCGAATTGCCGCGGAACCAGGCGTTGATCTTCTGGGTCGACGGATCGGAGGTGCGAAGAAGCGCGTAGGTCCGATCGATATATTGCTTCTGCACCACCGCATCAGGCGTAATGGAGCGGAAGCTGGTGACGAAATTGCCGAGCGTCGCGCGCACGACACGTGCATCGGCATATTCTATCTGCTCGGCAAACCCGGCTGTGATCGACGTTCCGAGCTTGTCGACCTCAACGATATAGGGCACCAGCTTGACCTGGGTACTGAGATACATCGCGTAGCTGAAGCCGATGACGGCCATGGCGAGGCCAAGAATGCCGACGATGCGCCATGCGGCAGCAGCCTGCACATGGGAGCCATAGCGTTCGGTCCATTCCTGGCGGGCGGCAAGGTACGGATTTTCTGGGGCGCGGTTTGCGGCCATCTAACCCTCGCTTTCTGATTACGGTTTGT is from Rhizobium gallicum bv. gallicum R602sp and encodes:
- a CDS encoding transcriptional repressor TraM, which produces MNDVGSSEANDQRKATGSRYRSMHKSELEALAVSAISEHRSLLAADEAVYEEWTRASADPSVSSAVLKNLQDEYIARQKKSEAQQEELSDIIDALGYVPDVPSDGDE
- a CDS encoding autoinducer binding domain-containing protein; the encoded protein is MDGDLRSLIDMAEAARDERMIKSALNRFANSCGFERFAYLQTEGAEIRTFNSYPEEWQDIYLGSRYFLIDPVVTEAKRRMEMFSWTADDWPARGASELRRFRDQAIEHGIRSGVTIPVEGSFGSTMMLTFASSEKKADRSILQDGQKAIQAVIAIHYRLKIIAAATIVAPKGLLSPREAMCVMWAAKGKSAPETAMLTGINPRTVQHYLDSARRKLEAATVAQLVAIAKDHGLV
- the trbI gene encoding IncP-type conjugal transfer protein TrbI, producing the protein MVQSLQLGAPNQADDQQGMRRLNRLPIIVAIMIIALFIGVVVIGLSWRGLSFNRGSDIENASNTPATSFGDQLKRGISDGIIGEPAEREAFQPTPVIEHKVDKEEPVGERQPAEREERRPRLESEEEWKARLKREQDEQYMREAQRQRMARLQARATALDSPLKVDTSNVDKASDLTNTGRQTTNAAVNSASDLYAAAMKSGLMGQNFDQNGQTSKEDFFNQNIKDLGYLPDQVVPQMSPYELKRGSIIPATLITGLNSDLPGRMTAQISQNVYDSATGYRLLIPQGAKLFGRYDSKVFFGQERVLVVWTDLIFPNGSTLQIGGMAGTDAEGYGGLKDKVDRHLWRTFGSAALVAIIGTGIDMSLPESSTLATQDTASDAARRNFAESFGRVAEQSISKNLNVQPTIRIRPGYEFNVLVDQDIVFPSAYGDHQSGIRNPGLPIIR
- the trbH gene encoding conjugal transfer protein TrbH, whose translation is MRTLLMLIAAAALLSGCQTTDDALTTSSTPVAVTGPTATAIAGDMANRLAEQIGPAGTTTIKMDKGTSEFAIALEAALKGRGYSVVGDGKVAKDAKPVELAYAIDGFDGQVLARLSTPSIALGRAYTPTTAGATPASPISIMQRN
- a CDS encoding helix-turn-helix domain-containing protein, with the translated sequence MDMRKLVGRNFALLRREQGLTQEDVQARSGFSQQYISGLERGRRNPTIITLYELAQALGVSHEELVKSRRD
- a CDS encoding DUF433 domain-containing protein; this translates as MATTSRAYTPAEAAAVSEIAVKSVHNAIDKRIIATHPFSSERRALTDEDLLRLKLWYGVGSILSAERRKRLFDTIDQNPDANTIRADDYLIVDVARAREQLAARAEALGEAEKIIHSVKGVVGGEPVFKGTRVPVRMIAAMKIQGASTEEIVEGYPSLTERMVELAEIWTAAHPARGRPRKLSDQGLKVKSVKRLKLSNEGARKPSGATS
- a CDS encoding TraH family protein; this translates as MLDAALIKECSDPSLKPAIVEQFVAAAGSADPLAVTVKMSGRLILVPKAISADEAMAIVRQYAGRAVVRVGLTQYPAGVGVKEPADLKPVLVDACENLRSGTAMFAKVLRIVTKWYGNPANDDVFPQIFEDAVYAWKTGEFEGASVFQAPDPGGSVTPYRASPSDEDEAKSDSHVDHANTESPEKSHGVGSAEMRIDLSRIGGK
- the trbG gene encoding P-type conjugative transfer protein TrbG, which produces MHRTGLIAAASCMAGLLLAMGAQAQSMTTNEVRGTNISGKWRGTPGLVTKGPDGKVIFLFGETQPSVVCSPLQVCDIELQGGEIVRDVLVGDTVRWKVEPATSGAAGGQAIHLIVKPSEPGLLTSMIVTTSRRTYHIQLKSHPSQYMARVGFEYPEDVTTKLADINARLETGGIPGTAPDKLNFSYSVSGSASWKPKRVYSDGVKTYIQFPKSTSGRDAPVLFVVSGGQNRIVNYRMKNDMMIVDYAVDKAILVSGVGWRQQKITIRRGG
- a CDS encoding conjugal transfer protein TrbF, which translates into the protein MAANRAPENPYLAARQEWTERYGSHVQAAAAWRIVGILGLAMAVIGFSYAMYLSTQVKLVPYIVEVDKLGTSITAGFAEQIEYADARVVRATLGNFVTSFRSITPDAVVQKQYIDRTYALLRTSDPSTQKINAWFRGNSPFEKAKTSTVAIEVNNIVALSNQTYQIDWTEYERDRNGKETGTRRFRGIATVALTTPQDEATIRLNPIGLYVRDFDWTAQL
- a CDS encoding DUF5615 family PIN-like protein — encoded protein: MKFLIDECLHSSLVAVAQGHGHDCFRVNWLGLSGEADWDLIPRIIEGDFTFVTKDARDFRKLYAKEELHAGLVIIVPQVLPSLQRELFDLILQELVEAQLVNEVIEVTIDGDEGAVLARYSLPEA
- a CDS encoding conjugal transfer protein TraB, translating into MRRDRLQPTLLIFASITVGAVGWSGHVLLLPVALGFPIIWSIARSRLVAALVSAGYFLAASRGLPQGVAAFFSSDLRPGVLLWLCASTSFVTVHAVLWTRYDGVRSFRYLLAAILMAIPPFGITGWAHPVTAAGVLFPQWGWWGLAAMTAGLASLVTRIWPAVAIALGGFWVWSAAVWTEPKLPEGWQGVDLELAASLGRDASMQRHRDLIATVKDQASRGIRSVVLPESALGFWTPTVERLWTRALQGTSISVVAGAAIVDAGGYDNVLLALSAEGGRLLYRERMPVPVSMWQPWRLLIGKSGGARAHFFANPVVAIGANRAAPLICYEQLIVWPALQSMFQDPDFIVAVGNGWWTKGTSIVAIQRASTTAWAKLFAKPLVLSFNT